In Candidatus Kaistella beijingensis, a genomic segment contains:
- a CDS encoding DUF7689 domain-containing protein, with amino-acid sequence MKDQLSLPKEFPNSSKDPFIITSPITNSYNCIAWAFGDTTKWYWPDDYFFGFWPQEINRECTLQSFINLYKLIGFEVCENEKFEEGFEKIVIFTDNNNIPTHAAKQINDSLWSSKLGGHHDVSHTKFSIEGGNYGNFNVIMKRKLNELIK; translated from the coding sequence ATGAAAGATCAATTATCATTACCGAAAGAATTTCCTAATTCCTCTAAAGATCCTTTCATAATAACAAGTCCAATTACAAATTCATACAATTGTATAGCTTGGGCTTTTGGAGATACAACAAAATGGTATTGGCCAGATGATTATTTTTTTGGATTCTGGCCTCAAGAAATTAATCGAGAATGCACACTACAATCCTTTATAAACTTATATAAATTAATTGGATTTGAAGTCTGTGAAAATGAAAAATTTGAAGAAGGGTTTGAAAAAATTGTAATTTTTACAGATAATAATAATATTCCAACTCATGCTGCAAAACAAATCAACGATTCCTTATGGAGTAGTAAGCTAGGAGGCCATCATGATGTAAGCCATACAAAGTTTTCTATTGAAGGAGGTAATTATGGTAATTTTAATGTAATTATGAAAAGAAAACTAAATGAATTAATAAAATAA
- a CDS encoding TIGR04255 family protein, whose translation MFKTYSNSPIKEAILDINLKELNLIDFDQAREDVKKVLPKGFKLGNNIVSFGGEIKIAKGKPEVVSSKEILQGFIIEKNNIKLQFRKDGFSLNFLSPYSNWEEFFTLGNLFWEIYKNIFNVSQVEKISLRYINEIKIPLPIGDFEDYIVNVPPIPKCLPQNYSHFFMQIEVPCDNGFVAIVTETVLQQKEKYVLPFVLDINIQKFIRSEFTNKVFKEEFNYMRRLKNLIFEDFITDNTRNLFE comes from the coding sequence ATGTTTAAAACTTATTCTAATTCTCCTATAAAGGAAGCAATATTAGATATAAATCTAAAAGAGTTGAATCTAATTGATTTTGATCAAGCAAGAGAAGACGTTAAGAAGGTTTTGCCAAAAGGTTTTAAACTTGGAAATAATATAGTAAGTTTTGGTGGTGAAATAAAAATAGCAAAAGGAAAACCTGAAGTCGTTTCATCAAAAGAAATTCTCCAAGGTTTCATAATAGAAAAAAATAATATAAAATTACAATTTCGAAAAGATGGTTTTAGCTTAAATTTCCTTTCCCCTTATTCAAATTGGGAAGAGTTTTTCACTTTAGGAAACCTTTTTTGGGAAATTTATAAAAACATTTTTAATGTTTCTCAAGTAGAAAAAATTAGTTTAAGATATATTAATGAAATAAAAATCCCTTTACCAATAGGTGATTTTGAAGATTATATTGTTAATGTGCCTCCAATTCCAAAATGTTTACCACAAAATTATTCACATTTTTTTATGCAGATAGAAGTGCCTTGTGATAATGGTTTTGTTGCTATAGTTACTGAAACCGTTCTTCAACAAAAAGAAAAATATGTTTTACCTTTTGTTCTGGATATTAATATTCAAAAATTCATTAGATCTGAATTTACCAACAAAGTTTTTAAGGAAGAATTTAATTATATGAGGAGATTGAAAAATCTTATATTTGAGGATTTTATAACTGATAACACTAGAAATCTTTTTGAATAA
- the lepA gene encoding translation elongation factor 4: MKNIRNFCIIAHIDHGKSTLADRLLEYTNTVTQRELQSQTLDDMDLEKERGITIKSHAIQMDYELNGEKYILNLIDTPGHVDFSYEVSRSIAACEGALLIVDAAQSIQAQTISNLYLALENDLTIIPILNKIDLPSANPEEVTDEIMNLIGCDYEDVLRVSGKTGEGVHHLLEQIVERIPAPVGEENGPLQALIFDSVYNPFRGIEAYFKVVNGSIKKGEKVKFMATGKTYDADEVGTLKLKQAPKSVIKTGDVGYIISGIKDAREVKVGDTITSFENPATKAIEGFEEVKPMVFAGIYPIESEDFEELRVSLEKLRLNDASLVFEPESSAALGFGFRCGFLGMLHMEIVQERLDREFDMNVITTVPNVSYHGYSKKDPETAILINNPSEMMDPMTMDRVEEPYIKASIITKSDFVGPVMTLCIEKRGEIVNQSYLTSDRVELVFNMPLSEVVFDFYDRLKSISKGYASFDYHPIGFRASKLVKMDILINGDMVDALSSLIHESNAYYIGKRMCEKLRELIPRQQFDIAVQAALGAKVIARENIKALRKDVTAKCYGGDISRKRKLLEKQKEGKKKMKQIGRVEVPQSAFMAVLKLND; encoded by the coding sequence ATGAAAAACATACGAAATTTCTGCATCATTGCACATATCGACCACGGAAAATCAACTTTGGCGGATCGGCTTTTGGAATATACCAATACCGTGACGCAGCGTGAGTTGCAATCCCAAACCTTGGACGATATGGATTTGGAAAAAGAACGAGGAATCACCATAAAATCTCACGCCATCCAAATGGATTATGAGTTGAATGGGGAAAAATATATTTTAAACCTTATCGACACACCGGGACACGTGGATTTTTCTTACGAGGTTTCCCGTTCCATTGCAGCTTGCGAAGGTGCGCTTCTAATTGTTGATGCCGCGCAAAGTATTCAGGCTCAAACGATAAGCAATTTATATTTGGCGTTGGAAAATGATTTGACGATTATTCCTATTCTGAACAAAATTGACCTTCCTTCCGCAAATCCTGAAGAAGTAACCGATGAAATCATGAACTTAATCGGTTGTGATTATGAAGATGTTTTGCGCGTTTCTGGAAAAACCGGAGAAGGAGTTCATCATCTTTTGGAGCAAATCGTGGAAAGAATTCCTGCTCCAGTTGGAGAAGAAAACGGACCGCTTCAAGCATTGATTTTCGACTCGGTTTACAATCCTTTTCGCGGAATTGAAGCGTACTTTAAAGTCGTGAACGGAAGCATCAAAAAAGGAGAAAAAGTAAAATTCATGGCGACGGGTAAAACTTATGACGCCGATGAAGTGGGGACTTTAAAATTAAAACAAGCTCCAAAATCTGTTATCAAAACAGGTGACGTTGGTTATATTATTTCAGGAATTAAAGATGCGAGAGAAGTAAAAGTTGGAGATACAATTACCTCTTTTGAAAATCCTGCTACAAAGGCAATTGAAGGATTTGAGGAAGTAAAACCCATGGTATTCGCCGGAATTTATCCGATTGAATCTGAGGATTTTGAGGAATTAAGGGTTTCATTAGAAAAACTTCGTTTGAACGATGCTTCTTTAGTATTCGAGCCGGAAAGTTCTGCGGCGCTCGGTTTTGGTTTCCGTTGCGGATTCTTGGGAATGCTTCACATGGAAATTGTTCAGGAAAGACTGGATCGTGAGTTTGACATGAACGTGATCACCACTGTTCCAAACGTTTCTTATCACGGTTATTCGAAGAAAGATCCGGAAACTGCAATTCTGATCAATAACCCTTCGGAAATGATGGATCCTATGACGATGGACCGCGTGGAAGAACCGTATATCAAAGCTTCTATCATCACCAAGTCTGATTTTGTTGGACCTGTAATGACTTTATGTATCGAGAAACGTGGAGAAATCGTGAATCAAAGTTATTTGACTTCCGATCGTGTGGAATTGGTTTTCAATATGCCGTTGTCTGAAGTTGTATTTGATTTTTATGACCGTTTAAAATCCATTTCAAAAGGTTATGCTTCTTTCGATTATCATCCGATTGGTTTCCGTGCCTCGAAATTGGTGAAGATGGATATTTTGATTAACGGCGATATGGTAGATGCACTTTCCTCATTAATCCACGAAAGCAACGCTTATTACATCGGAAAAAGAATGTGTGAGAAATTGCGCGAACTGATTCCGAGACAGCAGTTTGATATCGCGGTTCAAGCCGCTTTAGGAGCGAAAGTTATTGCGAGAGAAAACATCAAAGCGTTGAGAAAAGATGTTACCGCAAAATGTTATGGAGGTGATATTTCACGTAAAAGAAAACTCCTTGAAAAGCAGAAAGAAGGTAAGAAAAAAATGAAACAAATCGGTAGAGTAGAGGTTCCACAATCTGCATTTATGGCGGTGTTGAAACTGAATGATTAA
- a CDS encoding RNA polymerase sigma factor produces the protein MKIKESEIIALMSVERTRNKGVQLMMDAYQSRLYWHIRRLIVDHDLAQDVLQDTFIKAYQNFHQFKQDSQLYTWLYRIATNESLQQLNKLKRMQKTDEDAEYYLQNLVAENVESDAEEIQILLQKAIQTLPEKQKLVFTMRYYEDLPYEEISQILDMSVGTLKTNYHYAKQKVEDFLKANYEE, from the coding sequence ATGAAGATTAAGGAAAGCGAAATTATAGCGTTGATGTCCGTCGAGAGAACACGCAACAAAGGTGTTCAATTGATGATGGATGCTTACCAAAGCAGATTGTATTGGCATATTCGCAGATTGATTGTGGATCACGATTTGGCGCAGGATGTTTTGCAGGACACTTTTATTAAAGCGTATCAAAATTTCCATCAATTCAAGCAGGACAGCCAATTATATACTTGGTTGTACAGAATTGCGACAAACGAATCACTACAGCAACTCAACAAGCTGAAGAGAATGCAGAAAACTGATGAAGATGCTGAATATTACCTACAAAATCTAGTTGCAGAAAACGTGGAATCGGATGCAGAAGAAATACAGATTTTGTTGCAGAAGGCCATCCAAACCTTGCCCGAAAAGCAGAAATTGGTTTTCACGATGAGATATTACGAAGATTTACCCTACGAGGAAATATCGCAAATTTTGGATATGTCGGTCGGAACTTTGAAGACCAATTATCATTACGCGAAACAAAAAGTGGAAGATTTTTTAAAAGCAAATTACGAAGAATAG
- a CDS encoding Rossmann-like and DUF2520 domain-containing protein, with protein sequence MKTVLIGSGNVAYHLAKAFHQNHIEVSQIFGRNENDLKAISDELNIPFSTIGLTDADLYIICVNDDSIAEVSKMITKENCLVAHTSGSLTKEILDGNYRKASFYPLQTFSKSKELNYAEIPFFIEAENKNDVETLKKIAFKISKNVMESDYEKRKYIHLTAVFACNFVNHLFARAKEISDSQNIPFNYFLPLIDETVSKIHEVEPKLAQTGPAVRNDGRILKIHESLISDEEHLKIYQTMNESIKKMYEL encoded by the coding sequence ATGAAGACTGTCCTCATCGGTTCCGGAAATGTTGCGTATCATTTAGCCAAAGCTTTTCATCAAAATCACATTGAAGTTTCCCAAATTTTTGGGCGAAATGAAAATGATTTAAAGGCTATTTCTGATGAGTTGAACATTCCTTTCTCCACAATAGGTTTAACGGATGCAGATTTATATATAATTTGTGTGAATGACGATTCCATCGCGGAAGTTTCAAAAATGATTACTAAAGAAAACTGTTTGGTTGCACATACTTCTGGTTCTTTAACAAAAGAAATTTTAGACGGAAATTATAGAAAGGCAAGTTTTTACCCGCTTCAAACTTTTTCGAAATCCAAAGAATTAAATTACGCGGAAATTCCGTTTTTTATTGAAGCAGAAAATAAAAATGATGTTGAAACTTTAAAAAAAATTGCTTTTAAAATTTCCAAAAATGTAATGGAGAGCGATTATGAAAAACGGAAATATATTCACTTAACCGCAGTTTTTGCGTGTAATTTTGTAAACCATCTTTTTGCAAGAGCGAAAGAAATTTCTGATTCTCAAAACATACCTTTTAATTATTTTCTTCCTTTGATTGATGAAACGGTTTCTAAAATTCACGAAGTTGAACCGAAATTAGCGCAAACCGGTCCCGCCGTAAGAAATGATGGTAGAATTTTAAAAATTCATGAAAGTTTAATTTCAGATGAAGAACATTTGAAAATCTACCAAACCATGAACGAATCCATAAAAAAAATGTATGAGTTATAA
- a CDS encoding KdsC family phosphatase: MSYKSNLKNIKAFVFDVDGVFTDGSVYLMPDKSMCRVMNVLDGYAVVKAIKNDYKICVITGGDDPMVRNRIHYLGITDYYAKISNKLEKFEEFKEKYNLKNEEILTMGDDLPDISMMKISGISACPENSVPEVKAISDYICPIPGGKGAVRDVIEQVMKFQGKWILDDTKSV; this comes from the coding sequence ATGAGTTATAAATCGAATTTAAAAAATATAAAAGCTTTCGTGTTCGATGTAGACGGCGTTTTCACCGACGGAAGTGTTTACTTGATGCCGGATAAAAGCATGTGTCGAGTGATGAACGTTCTCGATGGTTATGCGGTGGTGAAAGCCATTAAAAACGATTACAAAATCTGCGTTATTACGGGAGGAGACGATCCAATGGTGAGAAACAGAATCCATTATTTAGGAATTACTGATTATTATGCGAAGATTTCGAACAAATTAGAAAAATTTGAAGAATTTAAGGAAAAATACAATTTAAAAAACGAGGAAATTCTCACAATGGGCGATGATTTACCCGATATTTCGATGATGAAAATTTCAGGAATTTCTGCATGTCCTGAAAATTCTGTTCCAGAAGTAAAAGCGATTTCCGATTATATTTGTCCTATTCCAGGTGGAAAAGGGGCGGTGCGCGATGTGATTGAGCAGGTAATGAAATTTCAGGGAAAATGGATTTTGGACGACACAAAAAGTGTTTGA
- a CDS encoding Maf family protein encodes MKILLASNSPRRKELLQSLGFDFEVVSIECDENFPSDLPAERVAAYISELKSNAFRTLKEGEVLITSDTVVAMDGEILGKPKDENDAKEMLEKLSGKTHEVFTAITIKTLDKTISRTDVANVEFESITDSECDFYLKKYKPFDKAGSYGIQEWLGMAKIKKIEGSFYTIMGLPTHLIYSILKDLE; translated from the coding sequence ATGAAAATATTATTAGCCTCAAATTCTCCTCGAAGAAAAGAATTGCTTCAAAGTTTGGGTTTTGATTTTGAAGTGGTTTCTATCGAATGTGATGAAAATTTTCCAAGCGATTTACCTGCAGAACGTGTTGCAGCGTACATTTCAGAATTGAAGTCGAATGCTTTCAGAACATTAAAAGAAGGTGAAGTTTTAATTACTTCCGATACGGTTGTTGCAATGGATGGAGAAATTTTGGGTAAACCAAAAGATGAAAATGATGCGAAAGAAATGCTGGAAAAACTTTCAGGAAAAACTCATGAAGTTTTCACTGCTATTACAATTAAAACTTTAGATAAAACCATTTCTAGGACCGATGTCGCCAATGTTGAATTCGAGTCTATAACCGATTCAGAATGTGACTTTTATCTCAAAAAATATAAGCCGTTCGATAAAGCTGGAAGCTATGGAATTCAGGAATGGTTGGGAATGGCAAAAATCAAAAAAATCGAGGGAAGTTTTTATACGATTATGGGACTTCCTACGCATTTGATTTATTCTATTTTAAAAGATTTGGAATAA
- the porW gene encoding type IX secretion system periplasmic lipoprotein PorW/SprE: MKKTILFLLAITVVNSCSSRKKTNDSSFMKGFFSYYNTLFNSKDALQTELKTRDKSHKDNFYDPYIQLLTYDEQPLGTDLQASSFFAEDSGRPGAPGMPPNSFENTSPKNGASILEISEAKALKASAKYSVLKAGEEKNKKIFDANILLAQSRLYQGKPLEALDGLNYIFSNMRKDKRLPLAKIYQGLAYSKMEDYNRAEEVFADLKNDDLKKDYKKLLSVYYAEMLLHAGKKEEAVNELEDAFAVNKNRKLRSRIAFLRGQILANLGRNEEARESFVSAYRYANNFEFEVKSQVEIAKTFNGKGDDYEGAKEYLEKISKKGTYASRKNEFYYALGLMANKAGKKDDAKAFFAQSLKEKISDPQIRGLNYYEIGKTYFEESDYLSAGAYYDSALAVMTYQPSKVLLEEQSKNIKEVSANYYLVKKNDSILALTKMPESERIAYFNKLIDGIKAKEAKEELEKRRAERSKGFDTGDYSANSIFASNTVGFQDFSGGNKGGFYFANQGTVSKGESTFKQIWGNRSLSDNWRTSARSTSLEDLKNEAMGVTSAPDPRRLETSFYIEKIPTNTDEILALKKARDTASLGLGRMYDAYFSDTKLATKTLYDLVDNKPVEEVELPALYQIFVMNYEKNPEAAERAKQKILSDFPYTSYAEFVKNPKNTSFSKSSEEVEKAYSEAFDLYSKEKYEESKALIEASLEKYPKDALVPKFALLNAFNSGKTAGKEIMILQLEQIALNYAKTLEGEKAREMLKYLKSDLTIEKTDDEGNVINENPQVVQQTQAPADGPQSPPQGSNRPSVPGSPVPVSTGFGTPQNIKKVQEEPKIK; the protein is encoded by the coding sequence ATGAAAAAAACTATACTTTTCCTTTTGGCAATCACGGTCGTCAATTCCTGCTCATCGCGGAAGAAAACGAACGATTCCTCATTTATGAAAGGATTTTTCTCTTACTACAACACACTTTTTAACAGTAAAGATGCTTTGCAGACCGAGTTGAAAACGCGCGATAAATCACATAAGGATAATTTTTATGATCCCTACATCCAATTGCTGACCTATGATGAACAACCATTGGGGACCGATTTGCAGGCCAGTTCTTTTTTTGCTGAAGATTCGGGGCGTCCTGGTGCGCCGGGAATGCCACCCAACAGTTTCGAAAACACAAGTCCAAAAAATGGCGCGTCAATCCTGGAAATTTCGGAGGCAAAAGCCTTGAAAGCAAGTGCCAAATATTCGGTTTTGAAAGCTGGTGAAGAAAAAAACAAGAAAATTTTCGACGCCAATATTTTGTTGGCACAATCGCGCCTTTACCAAGGCAAACCATTGGAGGCTTTGGATGGCCTAAACTACATTTTCTCGAATATGAGGAAGGATAAGAGGCTTCCTTTGGCAAAAATTTATCAGGGTTTGGCTTACTCTAAAATGGAAGATTATAACCGAGCTGAAGAAGTTTTTGCAGATCTGAAAAACGACGACCTTAAGAAAGATTACAAAAAATTGCTTTCCGTGTACTACGCTGAAATGTTGCTTCATGCAGGGAAAAAAGAAGAGGCGGTAAATGAACTTGAGGACGCTTTTGCTGTAAATAAAAACCGAAAACTACGAAGCAGAATCGCATTTCTTAGAGGACAAATTTTAGCTAATCTGGGGAGAAATGAGGAAGCCAGAGAAAGTTTTGTTTCCGCCTATAGGTATGCGAATAATTTTGAGTTTGAAGTAAAGTCGCAAGTTGAAATTGCAAAAACATTCAACGGAAAAGGCGATGATTACGAAGGGGCAAAAGAGTACCTGGAAAAAATCAGCAAAAAAGGGACTTATGCTTCCAGAAAAAATGAATTCTATTATGCGCTGGGTTTAATGGCGAATAAAGCAGGGAAAAAAGATGACGCAAAAGCGTTTTTCGCCCAATCCCTGAAAGAAAAAATTTCCGATCCTCAAATTCGTGGTTTGAATTATTATGAAATCGGGAAAACTTACTTTGAAGAGAGCGATTACCTTTCAGCGGGCGCCTATTATGATTCGGCACTTGCAGTGATGACTTATCAACCTTCAAAAGTTTTGTTGGAAGAACAGTCCAAAAATATAAAGGAAGTTTCTGCAAATTATTATCTGGTTAAGAAAAATGACAGTATTCTTGCACTAACTAAAATGCCGGAGAGCGAGCGAATCGCTTACTTCAACAAGCTCATTGACGGGATTAAGGCAAAAGAAGCAAAGGAAGAGTTGGAGAAAAGACGCGCAGAAAGAAGCAAAGGATTCGACACCGGTGATTACTCCGCAAACTCTATATTTGCTTCAAATACCGTTGGTTTTCAAGATTTTTCAGGGGGAAATAAAGGTGGTTTTTATTTTGCCAATCAAGGTACCGTTTCTAAAGGAGAATCTACCTTTAAACAAATTTGGGGAAACCGCTCATTAAGTGATAACTGGAGAACTTCCGCAAGAAGCACGTCTCTTGAAGATTTAAAAAACGAAGCAATGGGGGTTACTTCTGCACCAGATCCGAGAAGATTAGAAACCAGCTTTTACATCGAAAAAATTCCGACAAATACCGATGAAATTCTAGCTTTAAAAAAGGCCAGAGACACCGCAAGTTTAGGTTTGGGAAGAATGTATGACGCCTATTTTTCCGACACCAAACTGGCCACAAAAACACTCTATGATTTGGTGGATAACAAGCCTGTGGAAGAAGTTGAACTTCCTGCATTATACCAGATTTTTGTGATGAATTACGAGAAAAATCCGGAAGCAGCAGAAAGGGCAAAACAAAAAATCCTCAGTGATTTTCCTTACACTTCTTACGCAGAGTTCGTGAAAAATCCTAAAAACACTTCCTTCTCCAAATCTTCAGAAGAGGTTGAAAAAGCCTATTCAGAAGCTTTCGATTTATATTCTAAAGAAAAATATGAAGAAAGCAAAGCTCTAATTGAGGCTTCGCTAGAAAAATATCCTAAAGATGCTTTGGTTCCGAAGTTTGCCTTACTGAATGCGTTTAACTCTGGAAAAACTGCCGGAAAAGAGATCATGATTTTACAGTTGGAGCAGATTGCCCTGAACTATGCGAAAACTTTAGAGGGCGAAAAGGCAAGAGAAATGCTTAAATATCTGAAAAGTGATCTTACCATCGAAAAAACGGATGATGAGGGAAATGTCATTAATGAAAATCCGCAAGTGGTTCAACAAACGCAGGCTCCTGCAGATGGTCCACAAAGTCCGCCACAAGGTTCGAATCGACCTTCGGTTCCTGGATCTCCCGTTCCGGTTTCAACAGGATTTGGAACGCCGCAAAATATTAAAAAAGTTCAAGAAGAGCCTAAAATAAAATAA
- the tsaB gene encoding tRNA (adenosine(37)-N6)-threonylcarbamoyltransferase complex dimerization subunit type 1 TsaB, whose product MKILHLETSSKNCSVAISDGEKLLCLCEEVADNYKQSESLHTFVEWALEGAEISLKDLDAVSLGKGPGSYTGLRIGAASAKGFCYGLKIPLIAVNSLETMIEPFLSQNFDFIIPLIDARRMEVYCAVFDGNSGEIISETEAKILDENSFQEFAAKKVLFVGDGANKAKEIVSLPNAEFNENIYPSANYLIKKSVEKFNQKDFEDVAYFEPFYLKDFQGVKKKKSEE is encoded by the coding sequence ATGAAAATCCTCCACCTCGAAACCTCGTCTAAAAACTGTTCCGTCGCTATTTCGGATGGCGAAAAATTATTGTGTCTGTGCGAAGAAGTTGCCGATAATTATAAACAGTCGGAATCGCTGCATACGTTTGTAGAATGGGCTTTAGAAGGTGCGGAAATTTCCCTCAAAGATTTGGATGCAGTCTCTCTTGGAAAAGGACCTGGTTCTTATACGGGATTGAGAATTGGAGCAGCATCTGCGAAAGGATTTTGTTACGGATTAAAGATTCCACTAATTGCGGTAAATTCTTTAGAAACAATGATTGAACCGTTTTTAAGCCAAAATTTTGATTTCATCATTCCATTAATCGATGCTCGTAGAATGGAGGTTTATTGCGCAGTTTTCGATGGAAATTCAGGCGAAATAATTTCCGAAACGGAGGCGAAAATTTTGGATGAAAACTCGTTTCAGGAATTTGCAGCAAAGAAAGTGCTTTTCGTTGGTGATGGTGCAAATAAGGCAAAAGAAATCGTATCACTCCCAAATGCCGAATTCAATGAAAACATTTATCCTTCAGCAAATTATTTAATAAAGAAATCAGTCGAAAAATTTAACCAAAAAGATTTTGAGGATGTCGCCTACTTCGAACCGTTTTATTTAAAAGATTTCCAGGGAGTTAAGAAAAAGAAAAGCGAAGAATAA
- a CDS encoding SDR family NAD(P)-dependent oxidoreductase: protein MKTALITGATSGIGKATAELLAKNSYRIILCGRRKEVLEQIKTELSAFTETFSLSFDQRNFSEVETAINSLPESWKNIDVLINNAGNAHGLEPLSEGNLEDWDAMMDGNVKGLLYVSKLIIPGMKERKSGHIVNISSVAARQTYANGVVYCASKRAVDVISEGMRLELTEFGIKVTNIQPGAVETDFSKVRFKGDVERAKTVYAGYEALKAEDIADAIYYCVNAPNRVAISDLTIYPSAQSEPRTIYRN from the coding sequence ATGAAAACAGCACTCATTACAGGCGCAACTTCCGGAATCGGAAAAGCCACCGCAGAATTACTTGCAAAAAACAGTTATAGAATTATACTTTGTGGCAGAAGAAAGGAAGTTTTAGAACAGATAAAAACAGAACTTTCCGCTTTCACCGAAACTTTTAGTTTAAGCTTTGACCAAAGAAATTTTTCAGAGGTAGAAACCGCTATAAATTCTCTTCCCGAAAGCTGGAAAAATATTGATGTACTCATCAACAACGCAGGAAATGCACATGGTTTAGAACCTTTATCAGAAGGAAATTTAGAAGATTGGGACGCCATGATGGACGGAAATGTAAAGGGACTTCTTTACGTTTCGAAATTAATTATTCCCGGAATGAAGGAAAGAAAATCGGGACACATCGTCAATATTTCCTCAGTTGCAGCGCGACAAACTTATGCAAATGGAGTAGTGTATTGCGCCTCCAAAAGAGCGGTTGACGTTATTTCTGAAGGAATGAGACTGGAACTCACAGAATTTGGAATTAAAGTCACCAATATCCAACCCGGAGCGGTGGAAACCGATTTCTCAAAAGTTCGTTTCAAAGGAGATGTAGAACGCGCAAAAACCGTTTACGCAGGTTATGAAGCTTTAAAAGCAGAAGATATTGCAGATGCTATTTATTATTGTGTGAATGCGCCAAACCGTGTCGCGATCTCTGATTTAACAATATATCCAAGTGCCCAAAGCGAACCGAGAACGATTTATCGTAATTAA
- a CDS encoding YraN family protein, translating into MAEHNEFGKLAEDLAADFLAKKGYKILVRNFRFQHHEIDIVSEFQDLIVVTEVKARSYDTLIEPQEAVNKRKIKSVVQTADFFMTDNQIDKEVRFDIITVLPDKTGALQITHIEDAFQSFDAN; encoded by the coding sequence ATGGCTGAACACAACGAATTCGGAAAACTTGCAGAAGATTTAGCCGCAGATTTTCTAGCCAAAAAAGGATACAAGATTTTGGTGAGAAACTTTCGGTTTCAACACCATGAAATTGATATTGTTTCTGAATTTCAAGATTTAATCGTGGTTACAGAAGTGAAGGCAAGAAGTTACGATACTTTAATCGAGCCACAAGAAGCCGTGAATAAAAGGAAAATAAAATCCGTCGTTCAAACCGCAGATTTTTTCATGACCGATAATCAAATCGACAAGGAAGTACGTTTCGATATCATCACCGTTCTTCCCGATAAAACAGGAGCACTTCAAATCACCCATATTGAAGACGCTTTCCAAAGTTTTGATGCGAATTAA